The Amphiura filiformis chromosome 12, Afil_fr2py, whole genome shotgun sequence genome includes a region encoding these proteins:
- the LOC140166717 gene encoding uncharacterized protein: MEKTEFLIIGSPHNLRSHPDLILNVGTAEIKPTNSVRNLGVIMDSDESMTSQVGGLCRTLNYQLRNIGRIRKYLDEDTCHHIIRALVLSRLDYGNSLLAGITNAQFEKLQRIQNKAVRLICGVKRREHISPYLARFT, encoded by the coding sequence atggAGAAAACTGAGTTTCTGATCATTGGATCACCTCACAATTTAAGATCTCATCCTGATCTCATCCTTAATGTTGGTACTGCTGAGATTAAGCCTACAAATTCCGTCCGCAATCTGGGTGTTATCATGGATTCGGATGAGTCAATGACCAGCCAGGTGGGGGGATTGTGCCGCACTCTTAACTACCAGCTAAGAAACATTGGCCGAATCAGGAAATATTTAGATGAGGACACTTGCCATCATATTATCAGGGCTCTTGTTCTATCTCGCCTTGACTACGGAAATTCATTGCTTGCAGGCATCACCAATGCGCAATTTGAGAAACTTCAGCGTATTCAAAACAAAGCTGTGCGCCTGATTTGCGGTGTTAAGAGACGTGAGCACATATCTCCCTACCTGGCGAGGTttacttga